From the genome of Vicia villosa cultivar HV-30 ecotype Madison, WI linkage group LG2, Vvil1.0, whole genome shotgun sequence, one region includes:
- the LOC131651047 gene encoding uncharacterized protein LOC131651047: MTAQNTVSYVFNINNQISTTMQARRGLRQGDPISPLLFVIMMEYLNRLLDDMQENYNFNHHAKCEKLGITNLTSVDDVLLFCRGEFNSVTRLLTAVSTFSASTGLIINPKKCKVFFGGMDSLSKAQVLEVTKFDEGQLPFQYLGIPITSKWMNNNHYMPLIDRITSKFKHWSSRIFMWTGKLDKSRKIHVAWKTMCSPTNQGGQNICSLPVWNKVPWRFLFHGNMARPRAFHVAWIACHGNLATKDRLCWFNLIKDSK, from the exons ATGACTGCTCAGAATACAGTTAGCTATGTGTTCAATATTAACAACCAGATTTCTACCACTATGCAGGCTAGAAGGGGATTGAGGCAAGGGGATCCTATATCCCCCTTGCTTTTTGTGATTATGATGGAATACTTGAACAGATTATTGGATGATATGCAGGAAAACTATAACTTTAACCACCATGCTAAGTGTGAGAAATTAGGCATCACTAACCTAACCTCTGTTGATGATGTCCTATTGTTTTGTAGAGGTGAGTTCAATTCTGTTACCCGGCTTCTCACAGCAGTCAGTACCTTTTCTGCTTCTACTGGCTTGATCATAAATCCAAAGAAATGCAAGGTTTTTTTTGGTGGTATGGATAGCTTATCCAAGGCTCAAGTACTTGAGGTTACTAAATTTGATGAAGGCCAACTTCCTTTTCAATATTTGGGGATCCCAATCACTAGTAAATGGATGAATAACAATCACTACATGCCTCTAATAGACAGAATTACTAGCAAATTTAAACATTGGTCTTCAAG GATTTTTATGTGGACTGGCAAGCTGGACAAAAGCAGAAAAATCCATGTTGCATGGAAAACCATGTGTTCTCCTACTAATCAAGGTGGCCAAAACATTTGTAGCCTACCCGTTTGGAACAAG GTTCCTTGGAGATTTCTATTTCATGGCAACATGGCTAGGCCTCGTGCCTTTCATGTGGCATGGATTGCTTGTCATGGGAATTTGGCCACTAAAGATAGACTTTGCTGGTTTAATTTGATCAAAGATAGCAAATGA
- the LOC131651048 gene encoding protein GL2-INTERACTING REPRESSOR 2-like, with product MSKRKSRESELSPPPPESAKSLSPDLPELLSSSSSSSSKSYSSKMIVHEVTSMATKQDDNEEEYAKAVTKEMVLVGCPKCYMYVMSSEDEPKCPKCKTTVFLDLFGDED from the coding sequence ATGAGCAAAAGAAAGAGCCGAGAATCGGAATTGAGTCCTCCACCACCAGAAAGTGCCAAATCATTGTCACCCGATTTGCCGGAATTACTGTCGTCGTCTTCATCTTCGTCTTCAAAatcatattcatcaaagatgATTGTTCATGAGGTAACTTCAATGGCGACAAAACAAGATGATAACGAGGAGGAGTATGCAAAAGCAGTTACAAAAGAGATGGTTCTTGTTGGTTGTCCTAAATGCTACATGTATGTTATGTCATCAGAGGATGAACCAAAGTGCCCCAAGTGCAAGACTACTGTATTTCTGGACCTTTTCGGAGATGAAGATTAA